A portion of the Pseudomonas sp. GR 6-02 genome contains these proteins:
- a CDS encoding helix-turn-helix transcriptional regulator, with product MSSPSRVPTYVMQQRSELTDFYIRDKKGRRAETSPHRHEYFQIQVNLGGDTVQHIGNVERPFPRNTLAFILPHRVHVIPHPADSNFMVINFSQTFLLPHLQCDPMDLEEVSILLAPELSPFHFQEHLDFILSDEDFSKVCALIEQMRVLDENRQFGTREMLKGLLLQLVGSVCALYAEPLKRLAEENAAEVSRRDALSRMSEYLRKNIADPDLNLIKVAAATYLSPTYLTHWLRKEIGKTFTELVLERRMHAARNYLLNGTRPVGEVARLCGFADEAYFSRRFRQIHGQPPGQFRRQQLNPDTPQSPSNT from the coding sequence ATGTCGTCACCGAGTCGAGTACCCACTTACGTCATGCAGCAACGCAGCGAATTGACGGACTTTTACATCCGCGACAAAAAGGGCCGGCGCGCCGAAACCAGCCCGCATCGCCATGAGTATTTCCAGATCCAGGTCAACCTCGGTGGCGATACCGTGCAGCACATCGGCAACGTCGAGCGGCCGTTTCCGCGCAACACGCTGGCCTTCATCCTGCCGCATCGCGTGCACGTGATTCCGCATCCGGCCGACAGCAATTTCATGGTGATCAACTTTTCCCAGACCTTCCTGTTGCCGCATTTGCAGTGCGACCCGATGGACCTGGAGGAAGTCTCGATTCTGCTGGCACCCGAGTTGTCGCCGTTCCACTTTCAGGAGCATCTGGATTTCATTCTGTCCGATGAAGATTTCAGCAAAGTCTGTGCCCTGATCGAACAGATGCGCGTGCTCGATGAAAACCGTCAGTTCGGCACTCGCGAGATGCTCAAGGGGTTGTTGCTGCAACTGGTGGGGAGCGTTTGTGCCTTGTATGCCGAGCCGCTCAAACGGTTGGCCGAGGAGAATGCCGCCGAAGTCAGCCGACGCGATGCGCTGAGCAGGATGTCCGAATACTTGCGCAAGAACATTGCCGATCCCGACCTCAACCTGATCAAGGTGGCTGCTGCGACTTACCTGTCACCGACATACCTGACGCACTGGTTGCGCAAGGAAATCGGCAAGACCTTCACTGAGCTGGTGCTCGAGCGCAGGATGCACGCGGCACGCAATTATTTGCTCAATGGGACACGACCAGTGGGGGAGGTGGCAAGGTTGTGCGGTTTCGCTGACGAGGCTTATTTTTCGCGACGCTTCCGCCAGATCCACGGCCAGCCTCCAGGGCAATTCAGGCGTCAGCAACTCAATCCTGATACGCCGCAATCACCGTCCAACACGTGA
- a CDS encoding MFS transporter: protein MSNSQTSPSTAPSVSAGARDALLPQRLPTRRRWFMLSLLLIATIINYIDRVNISIAAPFMAKDLGLDKIEMGLIFSAFAWTYALALVPAGFIADRFGSRFTYGVSLISWSTVTVCQGFATGFASLFGLRLAVGAMEAPAFPANSRAVTVWFPARERGLASSIYVCGQYLGTALFTGMLLWLATTYDWRHVFYSTGILGIVFGVIWLYVYRDPLSCKNVSQEELKYIEAGGGLVKSSQERTRFNWRQIAELFSYRQIWAICIGKFASTSALYFFLTWFPTYLIEERKLTMIKAGVFAVLPFVGATVGILLAGIVSDLLIRRGYSTSFARKLPLVVGSMLGMSIVLVNFTDSNVICIAVLTMAFFAQGIASSSWAAVSEVAPKELIGLTGGVTSLAANIGGIVTPIVIGGIVHATGSFAYAFWFIGGVALMGTLSYSLLLGRLYRIELKAR from the coding sequence ATGTCGAATTCGCAAACCTCCCCGTCCACCGCGCCGTCGGTGAGCGCCGGCGCCCGGGACGCCCTGTTGCCTCAGCGACTACCGACGCGGCGGCGCTGGTTCATGCTGTCATTGCTGCTGATTGCGACCATCATCAACTACATCGACCGCGTAAATATCTCGATTGCCGCACCGTTCATGGCCAAGGACCTGGGCCTGGACAAGATCGAAATGGGCCTGATTTTTTCCGCGTTTGCCTGGACCTACGCACTCGCTCTGGTCCCCGCCGGGTTCATCGCCGATCGCTTCGGTTCCCGGTTCACCTACGGGGTGTCGCTGATCAGTTGGTCGACGGTCACCGTGTGCCAAGGCTTTGCCACTGGGTTCGCTTCGCTGTTCGGGCTGCGCCTGGCTGTCGGCGCCATGGAAGCTCCAGCGTTTCCGGCCAACAGCCGAGCGGTCACGGTGTGGTTCCCGGCCCGCGAACGGGGCCTGGCCAGCAGCATTTACGTGTGCGGCCAGTATCTGGGCACGGCATTGTTTACCGGCATGCTGTTATGGCTGGCCACGACCTATGACTGGCGCCATGTTTTCTACAGCACCGGGATACTCGGCATTGTGTTTGGTGTGATCTGGCTCTACGTGTACCGCGATCCGCTGAGCTGCAAGAACGTCAGCCAGGAAGAACTGAAGTACATCGAAGCCGGCGGTGGACTGGTCAAGAGCAGTCAGGAGCGCACCCGGTTCAACTGGCGGCAGATCGCCGAGCTGTTCAGCTATCGGCAGATCTGGGCGATTTGCATCGGCAAGTTCGCCAGCACCTCGGCGTTGTACTTCTTCCTGACCTGGTTCCCGACGTACCTGATCGAAGAACGCAAGCTGACCATGATCAAGGCCGGGGTCTTCGCCGTGCTGCCGTTCGTAGGTGCAACGGTCGGCATTCTGCTGGCAGGCATCGTCTCCGACTTGCTGATCCGTCGTGGTTACTCAACGTCCTTCGCTCGCAAGTTGCCATTGGTGGTCGGCTCGATGCTGGGGATGTCGATTGTGCTGGTGAATTTCACCGACTCGAACGTGATCTGCATTGCCGTTCTGACCATGGCCTTCTTCGCCCAGGGAATTGCCTCCTCGTCGTGGGCGGCGGTGTCGGAAGTCGCGCCGAAGGAGTTGATCGGATTGACCGGGGGGGTCACCAGCCTGGCCGCCAACATCGGCGGGATCGTCACCCCGATCGTGATTGGCGGCATCGTCCACGCGACAGGCTCGTTTGCCTATGCCTTCTGGTTCATTGGCGGCGTGGCGCTGATGGGGACCTTGTCCTATTCGTTGCTGCTCGGTCGCTTGTATCGCATCGAACTCAAGGCGCGCTGA
- a CDS encoding SDR family oxidoreductase — MSSPLKVALVTGAGSGIGRAVALALMADGFTLVLAGRRAEPLQALVELALSEGHEALAVPTDVRDPVSVDALFATINEVYGRLDVVFNNAGVNAPAVPLDELTFEQWRNVIDTNLNGVFLCARGAFALMRRQQPQGGRIINNGSISAHTPRPFSSAYTASKHAVLGLTKSLALDGREFNIACSQIDIGNALTEMSVRMTKGVRQANGTIAVEPMVDVKHVADAVRYIAGLPLEANVLNMTVMATAMPFAGRG; from the coding sequence ATGTCCAGTCCTTTGAAAGTGGCCCTGGTCACCGGCGCCGGCAGCGGAATCGGCCGCGCCGTGGCGCTGGCTCTGATGGCAGACGGATTCACCCTGGTGTTGGCCGGTCGCCGAGCGGAGCCTTTGCAGGCCTTGGTCGAATTGGCGCTCAGCGAAGGACACGAAGCGTTGGCGGTGCCCACTGATGTGCGCGACCCGGTCAGTGTCGATGCGCTGTTTGCCACCATCAACGAGGTATACGGACGCCTCGACGTGGTGTTCAACAACGCCGGGGTCAACGCCCCTGCAGTGCCGCTCGATGAGCTGACGTTCGAGCAGTGGCGAAACGTGATCGACACCAACCTCAACGGCGTTTTCCTCTGCGCCCGTGGTGCCTTCGCACTGATGCGCCGGCAACAGCCACAGGGCGGACGCATCATCAATAACGGTTCGATCTCGGCGCATACCCCACGCCCCTTCAGCAGCGCCTACACCGCCAGCAAACATGCGGTGCTGGGGCTGACCAAATCCCTGGCCCTGGACGGGCGCGAATTCAACATCGCCTGCAGCCAGATCGACATCGGCAACGCCTTGACCGAAATGTCGGTGCGCATGACCAAAGGCGTGCGCCAGGCCAACGGCACCATCGCCGTGGAGCCGATGGTGGACGTCAAACATGTGGCCGATGCCGTGCGCTACATCGCCGGCCTGCCGCTGGAAGCGAACGTCCTGAACATGACCGTCATGGCCACTGCCATGCCGTTTGCCGGTCGCGGTTGA
- a CDS encoding TIGR02270 family protein: protein MKIVSLVIDQHADEAGFLVDLRDHAVCAPHYSLNDLHTLERRIEAHLDGLRVAGSAGLETLLQFRPNTRAEVFAAVVLAFESGNSVALYKLSVHLHEYPEAERFFSAALGWLEWELISPWIDRMLASPDPLFRRLGLAACGMHRHDPGPALLTGLSDADPSVLARAARTAGELRRRDLMSTIHAHRLHPDPATRFWANWATAQMGDEHAQEPLRQFAEQPGEFQYRALCVLLAWQKRENSIAWIRQLIEHPEQQRIGIQAIGLLGDPFSVPWLIQQMSDLSHARVAGEAFSLITGADLALLDLELQDMPDFDAGPNDDPEDANVAMDPDENLPWPDPQLIAAWWRAHGGDFQAGMGYVLGLQQSENSYRRVLVQGQQRQRIAAAFGVARWRPNEVLFPTSAPAWRQKMLLGEPAPPVRRL, encoded by the coding sequence TTGAAAATAGTCTCCTTGGTGATCGATCAACACGCCGACGAAGCCGGTTTTCTCGTTGATCTTCGTGACCATGCCGTGTGTGCCCCGCACTACAGCCTGAACGACCTGCACACCCTTGAACGGCGTATCGAGGCCCATCTCGATGGCCTAAGGGTCGCCGGTTCAGCCGGTCTGGAGACTCTGCTGCAGTTCCGGCCGAATACCCGCGCAGAAGTCTTTGCCGCCGTCGTGCTAGCCTTCGAGTCCGGCAATAGCGTCGCACTCTACAAGCTCAGTGTACATCTGCACGAATACCCCGAAGCCGAGCGCTTTTTCTCGGCCGCACTCGGTTGGCTGGAGTGGGAACTGATCTCGCCCTGGATCGACCGCATGCTCGCCTCCCCTGACCCCCTGTTCCGCCGTCTCGGCCTGGCCGCCTGCGGTATGCACCGCCACGATCCCGGCCCCGCCCTGCTTACCGGACTTTCCGATGCCGACCCAAGCGTGCTGGCACGTGCCGCCCGCACTGCCGGCGAGCTGCGTCGTCGTGACCTGATGTCGACAATTCATGCCCACCGTCTACACCCGGATCCAGCCACGCGCTTCTGGGCCAACTGGGCCACCGCACAGATGGGCGATGAGCACGCCCAGGAACCGCTGCGCCAGTTCGCCGAGCAACCGGGCGAGTTCCAGTACCGAGCGCTCTGCGTATTGCTGGCCTGGCAAAAGCGTGAAAACAGCATCGCCTGGATACGCCAATTGATAGAGCACCCTGAGCAGCAGCGCATCGGCATCCAGGCCATCGGGCTGCTGGGCGATCCGTTCAGTGTGCCCTGGTTGATCCAGCAGATGAGCGACCTGTCTCATGCCCGCGTCGCCGGCGAAGCCTTCAGTCTGATCACTGGCGCTGACCTGGCGCTGCTCGACCTGGAATTGCAGGACATGCCGGATTTCGATGCCGGCCCGAACGACGATCCTGAGGACGCTAATGTCGCCATGGACCCCGATGAAAACCTGCCCTGGCCCGACCCGCAGTTGATCGCCGCCTGGTGGCGGGCCCATGGAGGCGATTTCCAGGCGGGCATGGGCTATGTGCTGGGGCTACAGCAGAGTGAGAACAGTTACCGGCGCGTCCTTGTCCAGGGCCAGCAACGCCAGCGTATTGCGGCCGCCTTCGGCGTTGCTCGCTGGCGACCGAACGAAGTGCTGTTCCCGACCAGCGCACCCGCCTGGCGGCAAAAGATGTTGTTGGGGGAGCCGGCGCCGCCCGTTCGGCGCCTCTGA
- a CDS encoding efflux RND transporter permease subunit, with protein sequence MSEGRFNLSAIAVRERSITVFLIFLIAVAGILSFFQLGRAEDPPFTVKQLTVITAWPGATAQEMQDQVAEPLEKRLQELKWYDRTETYTRPGLAFTMVSLRDSTPPAQVQEEFYQARKKLDDEARKLPAGVIGPMVNDEFSDVTFALFALKAKGEPQRLLVRDAESLRQQLLHVPGVKKVNIIGEQPERIFVSFSHDRLATLGVSPQDIFAALNNQNVLTPAGSIESDGPQVFLRLDGAFDKVQKIRDTPIAVQGRTLKLSDVATIERGYEDPATFLVRNNGEEALLLGIVMREGWNGLDLGKALDAETVKINEGMPLGMTLSKVTDQSVNISSAVGEFMVKFFVALLVVMLVCFLSMGWRVGVVVAAAVPLTLAVVFVVMAATGKNFDRITLGSLILALGLLVDDAIIAIEMMVVKMEEGYDRIKASAYAWSHTAAPMLSGTLVTAIGFMPNGFAQSTAGEYTSNMFWIVGIALIASWVVAVAFTPYLGVKMLPNIKKVEGGHAAIYNTRNYNRFRQVLTRVIARKWLVAGTVIAMFGVAILGMSLVKKQFFPTSDRPEVLIEVQMPYGTSIEQTSATTAKIEAWLQKQGEAKIVTAYIGQGAPRFYLAMAPELPDPSFAKIVVLTDSQEEREALKFRLREAAAEGLAPEARVRVTQLVFGPYSPFPVAYRVMGPDPSKLREIAGQVLDVMQSSPMMRTVNTDWGPLTPTLHFALDQDRLEAVGLTSNSVAQQLQFLLAGVPITAVREDIRSVQVVGRAAGDIRLDPARIEGFTLVGSAGQRIPLSQVGEVDVRMEDPILRRRDRTPTITVRGDIAEGLQPPDVSSVIMKELQPVIDKLPDGYRIEQAGAIEESGKAGKAMLPLFPIMIAMTLLIIILQVRSISAMVMVFLTSPLGLIGVVPTLLIFQQPFGINALVGLIALSGILMRNTLILIGQIHHNAQEGLDPFHAVVEATVQRARPVLLTALAAILAFIPLTHSVFWGTLAYTLIGGTFVGTIMTLVFLPAMYSIWFKIRPDHAGKTEPANKQASLVDRTPPRPLDVHQTTEL encoded by the coding sequence ATGAGCGAGGGGCGCTTCAATCTCTCCGCGATCGCCGTTCGCGAGCGCTCCATCACGGTGTTTCTGATCTTCCTGATCGCCGTTGCGGGCATCCTGTCGTTCTTCCAGCTGGGGCGTGCGGAAGATCCTCCGTTTACGGTCAAGCAGTTGACGGTCATTACCGCGTGGCCGGGCGCCACGGCGCAGGAGATGCAGGATCAGGTAGCAGAGCCACTTGAAAAGCGCCTGCAAGAACTGAAATGGTACGACCGCACGGAAACCTACACCCGTCCTGGCCTCGCCTTCACCATGGTGTCACTGCGCGATAGCACGCCGCCCGCGCAAGTGCAGGAGGAGTTCTATCAGGCGCGTAAAAAGCTCGACGATGAGGCCAGGAAGCTGCCGGCGGGTGTCATTGGGCCAATGGTCAACGACGAGTTTTCGGACGTGACATTTGCACTGTTCGCCCTGAAAGCCAAAGGCGAACCGCAGCGACTGTTGGTACGTGATGCAGAGTCGTTGCGCCAACAACTGTTGCATGTGCCGGGCGTGAAGAAGGTCAACATCATTGGGGAGCAACCCGAGCGCATCTTTGTTTCCTTTTCCCATGATCGGCTGGCCACCTTGGGCGTATCACCTCAGGACATCTTTGCCGCGCTGAATAATCAGAACGTGCTCACGCCTGCCGGTTCGATCGAAAGCGACGGGCCGCAGGTCTTTCTTCGGCTGGATGGCGCCTTCGATAAGGTGCAGAAGATTCGTGACACACCCATTGCGGTTCAGGGGCGGACGCTGAAGCTCTCGGACGTGGCGACGATCGAACGTGGTTATGAAGATCCGGCAACCTTTCTCGTGCGTAATAACGGTGAAGAGGCCTTGTTGCTGGGGATCGTGATGCGTGAGGGTTGGAACGGTCTTGACCTGGGCAAGGCGCTGGACGCGGAGACGGTCAAGATCAATGAAGGCATGCCGTTGGGCATGACGCTCTCCAAGGTCACCGATCAATCTGTAAATATCAGTTCGGCCGTCGGCGAGTTCATGGTCAAGTTTTTCGTCGCGCTGCTTGTGGTGATGCTCGTCTGCTTTCTCAGCATGGGCTGGCGTGTAGGCGTTGTGGTCGCTGCGGCTGTGCCGTTGACGTTGGCGGTGGTGTTTGTGGTGATGGCGGCCACTGGAAAGAACTTTGACCGTATCACCCTTGGCTCGTTGATTCTGGCGCTCGGACTGTTGGTGGACGACGCCATCATTGCTATCGAAATGATGGTGGTGAAAATGGAAGAGGGCTACGACCGCATCAAAGCTTCCGCGTACGCCTGGAGTCATACAGCCGCGCCGATGCTTTCCGGTACGCTGGTGACGGCTATCGGCTTTATGCCCAACGGTTTCGCGCAGTCGACAGCCGGCGAGTACACCAGCAACATGTTCTGGATCGTGGGCATTGCCCTGATTGCCTCCTGGGTGGTTGCGGTAGCTTTTACCCCGTACCTGGGTGTGAAGATGTTGCCGAACATCAAGAAGGTGGAGGGTGGTCATGCGGCCATCTACAACACCCGAAATTACAACCGCTTCCGTCAGGTGTTGACGCGTGTCATCGCTCGCAAATGGCTGGTAGCCGGTACTGTTATCGCAATGTTTGGCGTGGCGATTCTCGGCATGAGCCTGGTCAAGAAACAGTTCTTCCCTACCTCGGACCGTCCAGAGGTATTGATTGAAGTGCAAATGCCTTATGGAACCTCCATTGAGCAGACCAGCGCCACCACTGCCAAGATAGAGGCCTGGCTGCAAAAGCAGGGTGAGGCAAAAATCGTCACCGCTTATATCGGGCAAGGCGCGCCGCGTTTCTATCTGGCGATGGCGCCGGAACTCCCTGATCCATCGTTCGCGAAGATTGTGGTGCTGACGGACAGCCAGGAGGAGCGCGAGGCCCTCAAGTTCCGTCTCCGCGAAGCCGCTGCTGAGGGACTTGCCCCAGAAGCGCGTGTCAGGGTGACTCAGCTTGTGTTTGGTCCATATTCGCCGTTCCCTGTTGCCTATCGGGTGATGGGGCCTGATCCGTCAAAATTGCGCGAGATCGCGGGCCAGGTACTGGACGTGATGCAGTCGAGCCCGATGATGAGAACCGTCAACACTGACTGGGGGCCACTGACGCCGACGCTGCATTTCGCTCTGGATCAGGATCGCTTGGAGGCAGTGGGGTTGACGTCAAACTCAGTCGCGCAGCAACTGCAATTCCTGTTGGCCGGAGTACCGATCACTGCGGTTCGTGAGGACATTCGTTCGGTGCAGGTGGTCGGTCGCGCAGCGGGTGATATCCGGCTCGATCCCGCCAGGATAGAAGGATTTACGCTGGTAGGCTCGGCGGGTCAGCGGATTCCGCTGTCTCAGGTGGGAGAGGTCGATGTTCGTATGGAGGATCCGATCCTCCGACGTCGTGACCGCACGCCGACCATTACCGTGCGCGGCGACATTGCCGAAGGCTTGCAGCCACCGGACGTCTCGAGCGTGATCATGAAAGAGCTGCAGCCGGTCATCGACAAGCTGCCTGACGGGTACCGGATCGAGCAGGCGGGTGCAATCGAGGAGTCGGGTAAAGCCGGTAAAGCGATGTTGCCGCTGTTCCCGATCATGATTGCCATGACGCTGCTGATCATTATTCTGCAGGTACGTTCGATCTCGGCGATGGTCATGGTGTTCCTCACCTCGCCACTGGGGTTGATTGGTGTGGTGCCGACACTGCTTATCTTCCAGCAGCCGTTTGGTATCAACGCCTTAGTCGGTCTAATCGCCCTTTCAGGCATTTTGATGCGCAATACGCTGATTCTGATTGGGCAAATCCATCACAACGCCCAAGAAGGGCTGGATCCGTTTCACGCGGTGGTCGAAGCCACGGTCCAACGTGCCCGCCCGGTACTGCTGACAGCGCTGGCGGCGATCCTGGCATTCATTCCCCTGACACACTCCGTCTTCTGGGGGACGCTGGCCTACACGTTGATCGGAGGCACGTTCGTCGGAACCATCATGACGCTGGTGTTCCTGCCAGCGATGTACTCCATCTGGTTCAAGATCCGTCCCGACCATGCGGGGAAAACTGAACCCGCCAATAAGCAAGCAAGCCTGGTGGATAGGACGCCACCTCGTCCTCTCGACGTTCACCAAACCACAGAGCTTTAG
- a CDS encoding 2-hydroxyacid dehydrogenase — protein MKPEVLQLSPILIPEINARLDELFTVRRYFQQADKQAYLQEHGANIRGVITGGHTGISQALMAQLPKLEVVAVNGVGTDAVDLAYARDRGIRVTATIGALTEDVADLAIGLLIAVCRGLCTSDRYVRSGQWPHSPTPLAPLPLARQVSGMRIGIVGMGRVGRAVATRAAAFGCPISYTDLQPMSDVNHTFIADLKQLASNSDALILAAAADKAEAIINAEVLHALGKDGYLINVARGKLVNEVDLVTALAAGEIAGAALDVFVDEPNVPEALFGNENVVLQPHRASATLQTRTRMGEMVVASLVDSFAGRIPQGSVTD, from the coding sequence ATGAAGCCAGAAGTCTTGCAGCTCAGCCCGATCCTGATCCCTGAAATCAACGCGCGGCTCGATGAGCTGTTTACCGTCAGACGTTACTTCCAGCAGGCCGACAAGCAGGCGTATTTGCAGGAACACGGCGCGAACATTCGCGGGGTGATCACCGGCGGGCATACCGGGATCAGCCAGGCGCTGATGGCGCAACTACCGAAACTGGAAGTGGTGGCGGTCAACGGCGTGGGTACCGATGCGGTGGATCTGGCTTACGCCCGGGATCGCGGAATCCGCGTAACAGCAACCATCGGAGCGCTGACCGAAGACGTCGCCGACTTGGCCATCGGATTGTTGATTGCCGTGTGCCGGGGTCTGTGCACCAGTGATCGTTACGTGCGTTCGGGGCAATGGCCCCATAGCCCGACGCCGTTGGCTCCGTTGCCGTTGGCACGTCAGGTATCGGGCATGCGCATCGGCATCGTCGGCATGGGCCGGGTCGGCCGTGCCGTGGCGACCCGGGCCGCGGCGTTCGGCTGCCCGATCAGTTACACCGATCTGCAGCCGATGAGCGATGTGAACCACACGTTCATCGCCGATCTGAAGCAGCTGGCCAGCAACAGTGATGCACTGATTCTCGCGGCCGCTGCCGACAAGGCTGAAGCCATCATCAATGCCGAGGTGCTGCACGCACTGGGCAAGGACGGGTATCTGATCAACGTGGCGCGCGGCAAGCTGGTCAACGAGGTCGATCTGGTGACGGCACTGGCCGCTGGAGAGATAGCGGGTGCGGCGCTGGATGTGTTTGTCGATGAACCGAACGTGCCCGAAGCACTGTTTGGTAACGAGAACGTGGTGCTGCAGCCCCATCGCGCGAGTGCGACGCTGCAGACTCGCACGCGAATGGGAGAGATGGTGGTGGCGAGCCTGGTGGACAGTTTCGCCGGGAGAATACCGCAGGGGTCTGTGACTGACTGA
- a CDS encoding fumarylacetoacetate hydrolase family protein has protein sequence MTMTEYVFTPDLPVTLPVVGSQQRFPVGRVFCVGRNYPWPDTQGQSRQPPVFFMKPASNVVDATGEVTFPPLTEEFVHEIELVVAIGEGGANIPESQALAYVWGYAVGLDLTRRDVQRAAKSNGLPWEGAKVFDGAAPMTAIVPVTRAGHPDGDLWLNVNGEERQRDSLDSQIWSVSEIISRISQSVALRAGDLIMTGSPAGVDALQPGDIINAGIDGIGQLEMRVGQRP, from the coding sequence ATGACGATGACCGAGTACGTGTTTACCCCGGACCTGCCCGTGACCTTGCCAGTCGTGGGCAGCCAGCAACGCTTTCCCGTTGGCCGAGTATTTTGCGTCGGCCGCAACTACCCTTGGCCAGACACCCAAGGCCAGTCCCGCCAGCCGCCGGTGTTCTTCATGAAACCGGCGAGCAACGTGGTGGATGCGACGGGCGAAGTGACTTTCCCGCCATTGACCGAAGAGTTTGTCCACGAAATCGAATTGGTCGTGGCCATCGGCGAAGGCGGCGCCAATATTCCGGAGAGCCAGGCGCTGGCCTATGTCTGGGGCTATGCCGTCGGCCTTGACCTGACCCGCCGTGATGTCCAGCGTGCGGCCAAAAGCAATGGCTTGCCGTGGGAAGGTGCCAAGGTGTTTGACGGCGCCGCGCCGATGACCGCCATCGTGCCGGTGACTCGCGCCGGACACCCGGACGGTGATTTGTGGCTGAACGTCAACGGCGAAGAGCGCCAACGCGACAGCCTCGACAGCCAGATCTGGTCGGTCAGTGAAATCATCAGCCGCATCTCGCAATCGGTAGCGCTCCGGGCCGGTGACTTGATCATGACCGGCAGCCCGGCGGGCGTCGATGCGCTGCAACCGGGCGACATCATCAATGCCGGGATCGACGGCATCGGCCAACTGGAAATGCGCGTCGGTCAGCGACCTTGA